From the Streptomyces sp. Sge12 genome, the window TGGCCCACGCCATCCGCGGCGCCCTCCGGGAGGCCGACTGCGCACCCGAGGAGATCGACGTCGTCTTCGCCGACGCCACCGGGACCCCGGAGGCCGATGCCGCCGAGGCGGCGGCCATCGCCGACGCCCTCGGCGCGTACGGGCGGAAGGTGCCGGTCACGGCGCCCAAGTCCGGTACCGGCAGGGCCTACTGCGCGGCGCCCTCGCTGGACACGGCGGCCGCGGCCCTGGCGCTGGAGCACGGCGTCGTCCCCCCGACCCCGAACGTCTACGACGTGTGCCACGACCTCGACGTGGTGACGGGCAGCGCCCGCACCGCGGAGCTGCGCACCGCGCTCGTGCTGAGCCGGGGCCGGATGGGGTCGAACTCGGCGCTCGTCGTCCGCAAGGGCTCGTAGGAAGAAGGGAGAACAGGGATGTCCGACCGGCTGACCCTGGAGGAACTGGCCGTCCTGATGAAGAAGGCCGGTATCACCGTCGATCCCACCGAGCTGGCGAGCCGTCCGCACTCCGCCTTCGACGAGTACGGCCTCGATTCGCTGGGCCTGCTCGGGATCGTCGGCGAACTGGAGAACCGGCGCGGGCGGGCCCTGCCCACCCACGCCGACCGCTGCAAGACCCCCGGGGAATTCCTCGACCTCGTCAACCACAGTCTGATGACCGGAGCCTGAGATGCCTGGACACACCGAGAACGAGATCACCGTCAACGCGCCCGTGGACGTCGTGTGGGAGATGACCAACGATCTCCCGAACTGGCCGAACCTGTTCAGCGAGTACGCCTCCCTCGAGATCCTCGAGGAGCAGGGCGACACCACCCGCTTCCGCCTGACCATGCACCCCGACGAGAACGGCAAGGTGTGGAGCTGGGTCTCGGAGCGGACCGTCGACCGCAAGGGCCTGACCGTCCGTGCCCGGCGGGTGGAGACCGGCCCGTTCGCGCACATGGACATCCACTGGCAGTACTTCAAGGTGCCCGGCGGCACCCGGATGAAGTGGACCCAGGACTTCGCGATGAAGCCGGACGCCCCGGTGGACGACGCGTGGATGACCGACAACATCAACCGCAACTCGCCGATCCAGATGGCGCTCATCCGGGACAAGATCGAGAAGCGCCAGCGCGAGGGCCGCGCGCCCGCGGTCAGCCGGGTCTGAGACGAAAGGCAGGCACCCCGGATGAACCAGACGCACCGCGCTCTCATCGTCGCCCGGATGGCGCCGGGATCGGCACCGGACATCGCCGACCTCTTCGCCGGCTCCGACGCGGGTGAACTCCCGCACCTGGTGGGGGTGACGCGCCGCAGCCTGTTCCAGTTCGGCGACGTCTACCTGCACCTGATCGAGTCGGACCGGCCGCCCGGCCCGGCCATCGCGAAGGTCACCGAGCACCCCGAGTTCCGGGACCTCAGCGACCGGCTGACCGCCTACATCAGCCCGCACAACCCGGACACCTGGCGCAGTCCCAAGGACGCCATGGCCCACGAGTTCTACCGCTGGGAGAACCCCGGCGCGAAGTGACCCGCGGCCCGGACGGGACCCGCACACGGAGTGTGCGGGTCCCGCCGCGCGTGGCCGGTCCGGAGCCGGGCGCAGCGGAGCCGGGCCGACTTCCACCCGGCCGGGTGGAGCAGAGAGCGAAGAGCAGGAGGAGACGGCATGAAAGCGACCGACAGCGACCACTTCCCGGCGGATCCGGCCCGTCCGCACGACGGCGGTGCGGGCCGCGAATCCCTGCACGTCCTCGTCCTGTCGGGGTCCTTGCGCGCCGGGTCCGTCAACACCCGACTCGGCTCCCTGGTCGCGGAATCGGTGACCCGGGCCGGCGCCACCGCGCAATCCCTCACGCTCGGCGACTTCCCGATGCCGCCGTACGACGGCGACACGGAGGCCGAGGAGGGACTGCCGCCCGGGGCCCTCGCGCTGCGCGAGCGGATCGAGGCCGCGCAGGCGCTGATCATCGCCTCGCCCGAGTACAACGCCTCCGTCCCCGGCGTCCTGAAGAACGCCATCGACTGGGTGTCCCGCTACCGCCCGCAGCCCTTCAAGGACAAGCAGACCCTGCTGGTCTCCGCCTCGCCCTCGATGGTCGGCGGCAACCGCGGACTGTGGGCTCTGCGGGTCCCGCTGGAGCACCTCGGGGCGCGCGTCTACCCCGACATGTTCAGCCTGGCGGGCGCGCACCAGGCGTTCACCGCCGACGGCGCCCTCACCGACCCGGGCCTCGGCGAGCGGCTCACCACGACGATCGACTCCTTCCTCGACCTCGCCGAGGCCGACACCCGCTACCTGTGCCTCCAGCGCCGCTGGTACGAGTTCCTGGGCGATCGCACCGACGCCCCGGTGACCTCCCGCGCCCAGGACTGATCATCATCGGCCACAGGGGGTGAGCTATGTTTGAGCGCGAGTGACATGAGTTAGGGAGGCCCTCGAGTGTCATCGGGGCAGCAGGCACGCGCACAAGCGGCTGCGATCACACCAGGGGGTCAGTCGTCCGAGGAGGTCCGTCCTCCGGCCGACCGGCTCCTCGCGCTCTTCGACGGCCGCCGGCTGTCCCCCGGCCAGCGCCGCATCGCCCAGTACCTGATCGACCACCTCACCGAGGCCGCGTTCCTCTCGATCACCGATCTCGCCGAGCGGGTGGGCGTGAGCCAGCCCTCCGTGACCCGCTTCGCCGCCTCCCTCGGCTTCAGCGGCTACCCCGCCCTGCGCGACGTGCTGCAGCCGATCGCGCTCAGCGCGGTCGCCGGCGCCCCGGACACCCGCGAGCAGATCCGCCGCAACGAGCTGCAGGAAGCCGTCGACGCCGAGATCGAGAACCTGGAGAACGTCCGCAGGCTCCTCGCCGACACCGACCAGGTGCTGAACATCGGCCGC encodes:
- a CDS encoding acyl carrier protein: MSDRLTLEELAVLMKKAGITVDPTELASRPHSAFDEYGLDSLGLLGIVGELENRRGRALPTHADRCKTPGEFLDLVNHSLMTGA
- a CDS encoding SRPBCC family protein, translated to MPGHTENEITVNAPVDVVWEMTNDLPNWPNLFSEYASLEILEEQGDTTRFRLTMHPDENGKVWSWVSERTVDRKGLTVRARRVETGPFAHMDIHWQYFKVPGGTRMKWTQDFAMKPDAPVDDAWMTDNINRNSPIQMALIRDKIEKRQREGRAPAVSRV
- a CDS encoding TcmI family type II polyketide cyclase, which encodes MNQTHRALIVARMAPGSAPDIADLFAGSDAGELPHLVGVTRRSLFQFGDVYLHLIESDRPPGPAIAKVTEHPEFRDLSDRLTAYISPHNPDTWRSPKDAMAHEFYRWENPGAK
- a CDS encoding NADPH-dependent FMN reductase — encoded protein: MHVLVLSGSLRAGSVNTRLGSLVAESVTRAGATAQSLTLGDFPMPPYDGDTEAEEGLPPGALALRERIEAAQALIIASPEYNASVPGVLKNAIDWVSRYRPQPFKDKQTLLVSASPSMVGGNRGLWALRVPLEHLGARVYPDMFSLAGAHQAFTADGALTDPGLGERLTTTIDSFLDLAEADTRYLCLQRRWYEFLGDRTDAPVTSRAQD